The DNA region TTCCAGGCGTTCGGTATTGCCGTCGCGCTGAGCAGTCAGCCGGGGTTGGTGATCGATCCGGGCATCGCGTTCCGCCTGACGACGGTGGTGACGCTGGTGACCGGCACGATGTTCCTGATGTGGCTGGGTGAGCAGATCACCGAGCGCGGACTGGGCAACGGTATCTCGATCATCATTTTCGCGGGTATCGCGGCAGGCTTGCCGAACGCGGTGGCGGGGCTGTTCGAACTGGTGCGAACCGGATCGATGAGTATCATCTCGGCCATTATCGTGGTCGTATTGATTGCCGGCGTGACGTATCTGGTGGTGTTCATCGAACGCGGCCAGCGCAAGATCCTGGTGAACTACGCGAAGCGCCAGGTCGGAAACAAGATCTATGGTGGGCAGTCTTCCCACCTGCCGTTGAAGCTGAACATGGCCGGCGTGATTCCGCCGATCTTCGCTTCGTCGATCATCCTGTTTCCGGCCACGATCGCCAACTGGTTCAGCGCGAAGATGCCCTGGCTGCACGACGTCGCCACGAAACTGGCGCCAGGTCAGCCGCCGTATGTGATTCTGTATGCGTTGGCGATTGTGTTCTTCTGCTTTTTCTACACCGCACTGGTGTTCAACAGCAAGGAAACGGCCGACAACCTGAAGAAAAGCGGTGCCTTCGTTCCAGGCATCCGCCCGGGGGATCAGACTGCCCGGTATATCGACAGGATCTTGACGCGTTTGACGCTGGCGGGTGCGATCTACATCGTGTTCGTCTGTCTGCTGCCCGAGTTCCTGGTCCTGCGCTGGAATGTGCCGTTCTATTTCGGCGGCACGTCCCTGCTGATCATCGTGGTGATCACGATGGACTTCATGGCGCAGGTTCAGTCGTACGTGATGTCGCAGCAATATGAATCGTTGCTCAAGAAAGCGAATTTCAAGGGCGGCAGCAACATGACCATGCGTTGAGCGCGGATCGTGTTCAGGGCGAAGTGATTTCGAGGGGAGTAACATCATGAAGGTAATGGCATCGGTGAAGCGTATGTGCCGAAACTGCAAAGTGATCAAGCGCAACGGCGTTGTGCGGGTGATCTGCAGCTCCGATCAGCGCCACAAGCAACGCCAGGGCTGACGCTTCGCGTCGGGTCTGAGCTCTCAGTTGAGGAAGAATAATGGCTCGTATTGCAGGGGTTAACATCCCTAATCACAAGCACGCCGAAATCGGTTTGACGGCGATTTTTGGTATCGGCCGTCCGACCGCACGCAAGATCCTCGAAGCGGTCAATGTGCCGTTCTCGAAGAAGGTCGGCGAGCTGAACGACGACGATCAGGAAAAGATCCGGACGCTGATCGGCCAGTACACGGTCGAAGGCGATCTGCGTCGTGAAGTAACGATGAACATCAAGCGTTTGATGGATCTGGGTTGCTACCGCGGTATTCGTCACCGTAAGGGCCTGCCCGTTCACGGTCAACGTACTCGCACGAACGCGCGCACCCGCAAGGGCCCGCGTCGTGCCGCTGCTTCGCTGAAGAAGTAAGTGCAACGCATAGTCACAGGAAAATCTCATGGCTAAGGCTCAGAACAATTCCGCGGCGCAGCGCGTACGGAAGAAGGTCAAGAAGAACGTCCCCGAGGGCGTTGCTTGCGTCCACGCATCGTTCAACAACACGATCATCACGATCACCGATCGTCAGGGCAATGCTCTGGCATGGGCGACGTCGGGCGGGCAGGGCTTCAAGGGCTCGCGCAAATCGACGCCGTTCGCAGCGCAGGTGGCTGCCGAGAACGCGGGTCGCGTCGCAATGGAATACGGCGTCAAGAACCTCGAAGTGCGCATCAAGGGTCCAGGCCCGGGTCGCGAGTCGGCCGTTCGTGCGCTGCACAGCCTGGGTATCAAGATCACGCAGATTTCCGACGTGACTCCGATCCCGCACAATGGTTGCCGTCCGCCGAAGCGTCGTCGGATCTAAGAAGAAACCGGTTGACCGCAGCGGCGTTCACCGCTTTCCCCAGGGAAGGCCATGACATCGCGGCGCTCGCCTGTTTTTGAAATAAGCCCACCGTCTGGCATGTCGTCGATGACGACCCGGACTCGTGTCCGGTCTGGCCCCGCCACGACCCCGCACGATTATTGAAGAAGGAATACAAAGTGGCACGTTATACCGGCCCAAGAGCCAAGCTTTCCCGCCGGGAAGGCACCGATCTGTCCCTGTTGTCGTCGCGCCGCTCGCTGGCCGACAAGTGCAAGCTCGACAGCAAGCCCGGCCAGCACGGCCGCACGTCGGGCGCGCGCACGTCGGACTACGGTCTGCAACTGCGTGAAAAGCAGAAGGTCAAGCGCATCTACGGCATTCTCGAGCGCCAGTTCCGCCGTTACTTCGCCGAAGCCGACCGCCGCAAGGGCCCGACCGGCGCGACGCTGCTGCAGCTGCTGGAAGGCCGTCTGGACAACGTCGTCTACCGCATGGGCTTTGGCTCGACCCGCGCAGAATCGCGCCAGTTGGTCAGCCATCGCGCCATCACCGTGAACGGTGTGGTGTCGAACATCCCGTCGCAGCAAGTGCGCGCCGGCGACGTCATCGAAATCCGCGAGCAGTCGAAGAAGCAGACGCGTATTCTCGAAGCGCTGTCGCTGCAGGAACAGAGCGGTTTCCCGGCGTGGGTGTCGGTGGATTCGAAGAATCTGCAAGGCACGTTCAAGCAAGTGCCGGAGCGTTCGGACATTGCTGGCGACATCAATGAAAGCCTGATCGTCGAATTGTATTCGCGTTGATCGCAGGGCTGACGGCGCGCGCCCCGGGGCTCGCGCCGTCGGCCGTTCCGGGTTGTCGCCAGTCAGCCTTATCGGTGTAACGAGCCGAGGGTATTGAAGAGGAAAACCTATGCAAACCAGTTTGTTGAAGCCCAAGATCATCGCTGTGGAGTCGCTGGGCGACAGCCACGCCAAGGTTGTGATGGAGCCGTTTGAACGCGGCTACGGTCACACCTTGGGCAATGCGCTGCGTCGTGTCCTGTTGTCCTCGATGCTGGGCTACGCGCCGACGGAAGTCACGATCGGCGGGATTGTGCACGAATATTCGACGTTGGATGGCGTGCAGGAAGACATGGTCAACCTGCTGCTGAATCTGAAGGGCGTGGTTTTCAAGCTCCACAGCCGTGATGAAGTGACGGTGACGTTGCGCAAGGACGGCGAGGGCGTGGTGACGGCGGGTGATATCGAGCTGCCGCACGATGCCGAAGTCATCAACCCGAACCACGTGATCGCGCATCTGTCGAAGGGCGGCAAGCTCGACGTGCAGATCAAGGTCGAGAAGGGCCGCGGCTATGTGCCCGGCAATGTGCGCCGCTACGGCGAGGATACGGCCAAGGTCATCGGCCGCATCGTCCTGGATGCGTCGTTCTCGCCGGTGAAGCGCGTCAGCTATTCGGTCGAGTCCGCCCGGGTCGAGCAGCGCACCGATCTCGATAAGCTGGTGATGAATATCGAGACCAACGGCGTGCTGTCCCCCGAGGAAGCGATCCGCCAGTCGGCGCGCATCCTCGTCGACCAGATGTCGGTGTTCGCGGCGCTGGAAGGCACCGAGACCGCCGCGGAAGCGCCGTCGCGCGCCCCGCAGATCGATCCGATCCTGCTGCGCCCGGTGGACGATCTCGAGTTGACGGTGCGCTCGGCCAACTGTCTGAAGGCCGAGAATATCTACTACATCGGCGATCTGATCCAGCGCACCGAGAACGAGCTGTTGAAGTGCCCGAATCTCGGTAAGAAGTCGATGACCGAAATCAAGGAAGTGCTGTTCTCGCGTGGGCTCACGCTCGGCATGAAGCTCGAGAACTGGCCGCCGTCGAGCCTCGACAAGTAATTGTCGTTCTCGTTGCGGTATACGGCGGGTCGGGTAGAATATCGCTCCCGGCCCGCCGTCTTATGTAAGTCACCGAGGTGAGACGCGGGCCGCGTGCCCCTGGCACACCATTCGATTCCCTATTTCACCGGACCGCGCCCCTGGGCGATAGAAGAGCCGGCAAAAGACTGAAGCAAAGGAAAACATCATGCGTCATCGTTCTGGTTTGCGTAAGCTGAACCGCACGAGCAGCCACCGTCTGGCCATGCTCCGCAACATGTCGAACTCGATCATTCATCACGAAGCGATCAAGACCACGCTGCCGAAGGCGAAGGAATTGCGTCGCGTCGTCGAGCCGCTGATCACGCTCGGCAAGACCCCGACCCTGGCGAATCGCCGTCTGGCCTTCAACCGCCTGCGCGACCGGGACTCGGTCACCAAGCTGTTCGAAGTGCTGGGCCCGCGTTACGCAAACCGTCCGGGCGGCTATCTGCGCATCCTGAAGTTCGGCTTCCGTCACGGCGACAATGCGCCGATGGCCTTCGTCGAACTGATGGACCGTCCGGAGACCACGGAAGCGGTCGACGACACGAGCGGCGACGAGTAAAACGTCAACGCGCGGCGATGCATTGCATCGCCGTCGCGACCGCCGGACAGTGACAGCGCGTGCGGTCATCGTCCGGCCGATGCGGAAAGCCAGGCAAAGCCTGGCTTTTTTTATGGATCCGGCGCATGGGTGTGAAATAAGACGGGTCCGGCAGACGACGCGCGGCGGGCTGACTATATTGCGGAGGTCGTCCTCCGTCCGCCTGCCTCTGCATTCATATTCATGAAAGTCCATGACGCCACGCCCGCCACCGCCATGTCGCACGTTCACGATACCGCGCCCGCCGGTCCGCTTGCCCATGTCGGCCCGCGCGAAGCCGGGTACTATGGCCTGGCCAACATGGAAGGCCGTATCCGGCATAGCCCCACCCTCGCCAAGCTGCGCGGCGCGCTGGATGACGGGCTTCTGAAAAGGCAGATCGCGATGCTGCAGGATGCCGGCGTGCTGGGTATCCCGGCGAACGCCTATACGCAAACGGATTTTTTCAATCTGACGCGCGCCGCGCTCGCCCACGACGTCGGCAATTGCGGTGAAATGGCATTCGTCGCGGCACGCGCCATCGCGGAACTCGGCTACCCACACCCCATCGAGATCCTGACGTTCGTTGGCGAAAAGGGGCATGCCGACCAGCTCGATCATGCGGTGCTGCGCCTCAACGGGGCCACGTCGGGGGAGGCTTTCTGGATCGATCCTTTCGCTCGGAGACTGCGACCCGACGAGCAGAAACGACTGACCGGCGCATATTATGAACGGGGCATCGATCATCCCGCCGCCTTCGATCAGACGACAGCGACGGCAAATCTGTTCTGCTATGTCCACCATGGCACGGAAGGACGCGTCTCTTTGCAGCGCGCGTCGGAAATCGCGCAGGTGTTCGATCTTAGCGTCACCGGCAAGTTGACGCGCACATCGTCCGGTACCATGCGTTTTCAGTCCACCGCCGATCTGTTGTGCCGGCCGGAGCGGCGTTTGGCCGCAAGTTATTCCATCTGCATGGGCGGCGTCGTGGCGCCGGGTTTGAATGAACGTTGATCTTTCGCTTCTCGCATGTCGCCGCCGTCGCGGCGTCGCCCGTGCCGTCTGGCATCGCTGCATCACCTGGTTGATGGCGCTGCTGCTGTTGCCCTGCGTGCTGGCGGCACCCGCCCACGCAGACGAGGGTTTTCTCGACCCGGCCGTCGCATTCGCCTTTCAATCCGACGAGGTGCCGGGCGCCGTGACCCTGCGCTACCAGGTCGCGGCGGGCTATTACATGTATCGCGAGCGCTTCGCGTTCGCCGCGACGGGCAACGACGTTCGGCTGGGAACGCCGCGCATGCCCACGGGCGAAGTCAAATTCGACGAAACCTTCGGCAAGGAGGTCGAGACCTATCGGCATGCGGTCACGATCACCCTGCCGGTGGATCACGCCGACGGTCCTTTCGATCTGACGGTGACCTCGCAGGGCTGCTCGGACAAGGGCGTCTGCTATCCGCCGATCACGCATCGGGTGCATGTCGCCGGTGACGCGCTGCGCGCCGCCGCGCCGGCCCGCGGTGCATCTGCCGCTGCGTCGGCACCGTCTTCGGCCCCCTCGTCGACTGCCCTGTCGGCCCCGGCGTCGATCCCGCCATCGCCCGACACCTCCTCCGGGCTCGACCGCTTTTACAGCCAGGACTACGCCACCTCGGTGTTGAGCGGACGCAGCCTGCCTGCGATCCTGGGCATTTTCTTCGTGCTTGGCCTGGCCCTCAGTCTGCTGCCCTGTTCGCTGCCGATGATCCCGATCCTGTCGTCGATCATCCTCGGCGAGGGCACCACCCTGACGCGGCGGCGTGGCTTCGCGCTGTCCCTGGCCTATGTACTCGGCATGGCGATCGTCTATACCGTGTTCGGCGTCGCGGCGGCGCTCGCGGGGCAGAGCCTCGGCGCGATGCTGCAGAACCCCTGGGTGCTGGGCGGCTTCGGGGTACTGTTGATCGCGTTCGCGCTGTCGCAAATGGGCTGTTACGAGGTGCAGGTGCCGGCGGCCTGGCAGAACCGCGTATCCGGGGTCGCGCAACGGTTGTCGGGCGGCAAGCTGCTGGCCGTTTTCCTGATGGGCGCGGTGTCGGCCCTGATCGTTGGCGCCTGCATGACCGCGCCGCTGTTCGGCGTGCTGGCCTTCATCGCCCAGACCGGCGACGTGGTGATCGGCGCGGTGTCGCTATTCGTGATGGCGCTCGGCATCGGCGTGCCACTGTTGATCGTCGGCGTGGGGGCGGGCACGCTGCTGCCGCGCGCGGGCGCCTGGATGGAGAGCGTGAAGCGGGCGTTCGGCGTCGTGCTGTTCGGCGCCGCGGTCTGGATCGTCACGCCGATCCTGCCGGCAGGCCTCGGCTTGCTGGCTTGGGCGCTGGTCGCGGCGCTGCTGGCGTTCGAACTGGGTACGTTCGCGCCCCTTGCCGGTGCGAGCGGACCGCGTGTGGCAGCGTGGCGTCCGCTGGGACGGGCGCTGGGGATGGTGGTTCTGGCGTTCGCACTGGCGTTGGTGCTGGGCGCGGCGGCCGGCGGCCGGGATCCGTTGCGACCGCTGGCGGTGTTCTCGAACGCTATCGGCGGAAACGAATCCGGCGGCGCGGCGGGCGCGCAACCGGCCGACGCGAACACCCCGTTCGCCCCGGTGCGCACGCTGGCGGAACTCGACGCAGCGACGGCGAGTGCGGGACGGCCATCGATGCTCTTCTTTCATGCCGACTGGTGCACGAGTTGCGTCGAGATGGAGCGCTTCGTCTTTCCGGTTCCGAAAGTGCAGGCACTGCTCTCGCGCTTTGCGCGGCTGGAGGCCGACGTGACCCATAATCGCGCGGACGACAAGGCGCTGATGCAGCGTTTCGGTCTGTTCGGGCCGCCGGCGGTGATTTTCTTCGATGCGCAAGGCAGGGAGATCGCACAGCTGCGGATGGTCGGCTATCAACCGGCCGAACGTTTTGCGGCGACGCTGACGCATGCGCTGGAGGCCGCCGGCGCCACGAAGCCGGCCGTCGAGCCCGGCGCCTGACATCGGACATCTGGCGCCAAATACCTGGCGTCCGATACCCGATACCCGACCCCGCTCCGGTGTCGGGCGCGTGCCGCTCAGGCGTTCGCGCGCAGCAGCCGCGCGGCGTCCAGCGCGAAGTAGGTGAGGATGCCGTCCGCGCCGGCGCGTTTGAACGCCAGCAGGGATTCCAG from Robbsia betulipollinis includes:
- the secY gene encoding preprotein translocase subunit SecY; this encodes MATSPTLAKTGKTAPKYGDLRRRLIFLLLALIVYRIGAHIPVPGIDPDQLAKLFQSQAGGILGMFNMFSGGALSRFSVFALGIMPYISASIIMQLLGIVSPQLEALKKEGQAGQRKMTQYTRYFTVLLATFQAFGIAVALSSQPGLVIDPGIAFRLTTVVTLVTGTMFLMWLGEQITERGLGNGISIIIFAGIAAGLPNAVAGLFELVRTGSMSIISAIIVVVLIAGVTYLVVFIERGQRKILVNYAKRQVGNKIYGGQSSHLPLKLNMAGVIPPIFASSIILFPATIANWFSAKMPWLHDVATKLAPGQPPYVILYALAIVFFCFFYTALVFNSKETADNLKKSGAFVPGIRPGDQTARYIDRILTRLTLAGAIYIVFVCLLPEFLVLRWNVPFYFGGTSLLIIVVITMDFMAQVQSYVMSQQYESLLKKANFKGGSNMTMR
- the rpmJ gene encoding 50S ribosomal protein L36; protein product: MKVMASVKRMCRNCKVIKRNGVVRVICSSDQRHKQRQG
- the rpsM gene encoding 30S ribosomal protein S13 translates to MARIAGVNIPNHKHAEIGLTAIFGIGRPTARKILEAVNVPFSKKVGELNDDDQEKIRTLIGQYTVEGDLRREVTMNIKRLMDLGCYRGIRHRKGLPVHGQRTRTNARTRKGPRRAAASLKK
- the rpsK gene encoding 30S ribosomal protein S11, with product MAKAQNNSAAQRVRKKVKKNVPEGVACVHASFNNTIITITDRQGNALAWATSGGQGFKGSRKSTPFAAQVAAENAGRVAMEYGVKNLEVRIKGPGPGRESAVRALHSLGIKITQISDVTPIPHNGCRPPKRRRI
- the rpsD gene encoding 30S ribosomal protein S4, giving the protein MARYTGPRAKLSRREGTDLSLLSSRRSLADKCKLDSKPGQHGRTSGARTSDYGLQLREKQKVKRIYGILERQFRRYFAEADRRKGPTGATLLQLLEGRLDNVVYRMGFGSTRAESRQLVSHRAITVNGVVSNIPSQQVRAGDVIEIREQSKKQTRILEALSLQEQSGFPAWVSVDSKNLQGTFKQVPERSDIAGDINESLIVELYSR
- a CDS encoding DNA-directed RNA polymerase subunit alpha, yielding MQTSLLKPKIIAVESLGDSHAKVVMEPFERGYGHTLGNALRRVLLSSMLGYAPTEVTIGGIVHEYSTLDGVQEDMVNLLLNLKGVVFKLHSRDEVTVTLRKDGEGVVTAGDIELPHDAEVINPNHVIAHLSKGGKLDVQIKVEKGRGYVPGNVRRYGEDTAKVIGRIVLDASFSPVKRVSYSVESARVEQRTDLDKLVMNIETNGVLSPEEAIRQSARILVDQMSVFAALEGTETAAEAPSRAPQIDPILLRPVDDLELTVRSANCLKAENIYYIGDLIQRTENELLKCPNLGKKSMTEIKEVLFSRGLTLGMKLENWPPSSLDK
- the rplQ gene encoding 50S ribosomal protein L17; its protein translation is MRHRSGLRKLNRTSSHRLAMLRNMSNSIIHHEAIKTTLPKAKELRRVVEPLITLGKTPTLANRRLAFNRLRDRDSVTKLFEVLGPRYANRPGGYLRILKFGFRHGDNAPMAFVELMDRPETTEAVDDTSGDE
- the dsbD gene encoding protein-disulfide reductase DsbD — translated: MNVDLSLLACRRRRGVARAVWHRCITWLMALLLLPCVLAAPAHADEGFLDPAVAFAFQSDEVPGAVTLRYQVAAGYYMYRERFAFAATGNDVRLGTPRMPTGEVKFDETFGKEVETYRHAVTITLPVDHADGPFDLTVTSQGCSDKGVCYPPITHRVHVAGDALRAAAPARGASAAASAPSSAPSSTALSAPASIPPSPDTSSGLDRFYSQDYATSVLSGRSLPAILGIFFVLGLALSLLPCSLPMIPILSSIILGEGTTLTRRRGFALSLAYVLGMAIVYTVFGVAAALAGQSLGAMLQNPWVLGGFGVLLIAFALSQMGCYEVQVPAAWQNRVSGVAQRLSGGKLLAVFLMGAVSALIVGACMTAPLFGVLAFIAQTGDVVIGAVSLFVMALGIGVPLLIVGVGAGTLLPRAGAWMESVKRAFGVVLFGAAVWIVTPILPAGLGLLAWALVAALLAFELGTFAPLAGASGPRVAAWRPLGRALGMVVLAFALALVLGAAAGGRDPLRPLAVFSNAIGGNESGGAAGAQPADANTPFAPVRTLAELDAATASAGRPSMLFFHADWCTSCVEMERFVFPVPKVQALLSRFARLEADVTHNRADDKALMQRFGLFGPPAVIFFDAQGREIAQLRMVGYQPAERFAATLTHALEAAGATKPAVEPGA